A portion of the Stigmatella aurantiaca DW4/3-1 genome contains these proteins:
- a CDS encoding type I polyketide synthase, protein MSTPDTAETRKALLRQALSKIEGLEQRLARAEQSRDAPIAVVGVACRFPGDATTPERYWQNLAAGRDAVSEVPPERWDNATWFDPDPEVAGRTYSRHGGFLSTVDQFDAPFFGIAPRDARSMDPQHRLVLECVWEAFERAGIPPASQAGSRTGVFVGIAATDYGWLIQDSKGATALDAYFLTGVAPSFIAGRTAHVFGFEGPAVSIDTACSSSLVAVHLACSSLRLGETDTAIAAGANLLLAPMSQVMMSKVGVLSASGRCRAFDATADGFVRGEGIGVVVLKRLADAVAAGDPVLAVIRGTAVNQDGATNGLTVPSKKAQERVIRAALDNARLHPHDVSYVEAHGTGTALGDPIELRALGDVYGKDRPQERPLYVGSVKTNFGHTEAAAGIAAFIKVILALGNEGIPPHLHFQRPSPHVDWSRLGIQIPTGMVPWSTARRIAGVSAFGASGTNAHVIVEAPPASEGAPVAVPAADSRRAELVVVSARNDAAVSAFAQAFVGHLENEPAVPLAELAASAAGCRSHHENRIAAVAETPAELAAVLSDLARAMPRAEGARGRADPDARPRIAFVFPGQGSQWVGMGRELLAQEPVFRGAVERCAEAFAAHVDWPLLSVLNGSAEAERIDVVQPALFAMAVGLAALWRSWGIVPDAVIGHSMGEVAAAHVAGALSLEDAARIICRRSKLLRTVSGQGAMAVVELGMEEAQARLQSRAALLSVAVHNGPNSTVIAGETAALESLLRELEAASVFCRRVHVDVASHSPQMDALRAPLLAELAGLSPRPGTTPIYSTVTQQVLVGGELDAPYWARNLRDPVQLAPMIDRLLGDGHTVFLEISPHPILLPILEESLARQGGGASVVGSLRRERPARRMLLQSLGELYVRGAPVQFSALYPKPRRLRLPAYPFQRERYWITTGSRREHRTEAGGGFLGTGIESSVGGRTALWQRWWSGDNAAFLGEHSVSGTPFVPSTLFPLLAVEAARRAGDASSQAISEFVFGAPLELGPSSEQGREVQLAWLVANKPGHFRVSSRRAGEAWTVHASGRVAPAAASTASETLETVRGRLSRGVPGAELYRAMEARGIVNGPSLRPIEELFAGEGEALARLALSERAARATHGLAIHPALFDGALQAVGAVLASSVKGSGAPLPAKIERMLVHSSPALSGWSHVRVRALSEGQWSADVSLWDDAGMPLAQVTGLILERQAAAHQQAAGLFRPGWEQTPLPAPETLAAQPPSERCLIVTRSSPFGRALRDGLSPRSQDVRLCEVGGPLGPEEASGLIGGDAPAWSVLVYVPRAGIDAHGAEAAELLSEITEDLHVLSRAAAALPSAPALTLVTETAALSQDEVGSIGPSAILQAAAGAIGRGASPLRCVRIEWTRGASLDGVIREILERPGEDEVAWRPEGRYVARLRRPPLELPVVHQTYTGEPCQWVAEGAGTRSAPSLRAATRRTPGPGEVEIQVRVAGLHAHQIDTVLTASDSTGDGTKTRGDGPEAATTPRLECCGTVVALGAGVNHVAMGDEVLGIARGGLASHVIASAAQLLRRPESLTPTHAAGSALPYAAAWYALHEAGRVERGERVFIHGATNGIGLAAVQLALRAGAEVHATAAPSQLAYLRSLGVASVATSHSLEFADAFLNTTSGRGADVVCNTLPGAAGAVATLLARGGRLLELAPRASKATNLEDETLEQGLAHSILRRRLSYHCIDMAELAEDRPTAYRAALEQVLAMLGRGELASLPVHSYPLGEARQALSALASGDEAGQQLLSFEDTRTAQLTVPLPPWTGISPEGAYLLGGDGSAISALLVHWLAKQGASEAVVVTPPSSDDGNGPSAELARAIQEAEASGLRVKWQHPVSLEREHWERILRPSDGEAPRWKGIFYGVSASEESLGHDWTAKVVPAHELALATASLGLDAFTLVSALGTTPWGNEEAIASAFCSIAEARCRAGLPALALVLAPAKTDPSDDRTALVAELARLLDEALTTRQPQLIALPTRADEAWLDRVRSQSRFAEPVAELATAAALGSTKSALLAATDPQVRRAHLEELLRTQLAAVLGMDASRLHAQTQLHGLGLDSLMALELRKRIEQALGVRLSAALLLAGGALAKLVDHLVELWERSGEPPADPSGDGNHHAEKETHA, encoded by the coding sequence CGACGCCTACTTCTTGACCGGCGTTGCCCCCAGCTTCATCGCTGGGCGCACCGCGCATGTGTTTGGCTTCGAGGGCCCCGCTGTTTCAATCGACACCGCTTGCTCCTCATCGCTGGTGGCGGTGCACCTCGCCTGCAGCAGCCTGCGCCTTGGCGAGACCGACACCGCGATTGCCGCCGGCGCCAACTTGCTGCTCGCGCCGATGTCGCAGGTCATGATGTCCAAGGTCGGCGTGCTGTCGGCCTCGGGGCGCTGCCGCGCGTTCGACGCGACCGCGGATGGCTTCGTCCGTGGTGAGGGGATCGGCGTGGTGGTCCTCAAGCGGCTGGCGGACGCGGTCGCGGCCGGCGATCCGGTGCTCGCCGTCATCCGTGGTACCGCCGTCAACCAGGACGGCGCCACGAATGGCCTGACCGTTCCGAGCAAGAAGGCCCAGGAGCGGGTGATCCGGGCCGCGCTCGACAACGCCCGGCTTCACCCTCACGACGTGAGCTACGTGGAAGCACACGGGACCGGGACCGCGCTGGGCGATCCCATTGAGCTGAGAGCACTGGGCGACGTCTACGGCAAGGATCGCCCACAGGAGCGCCCCCTCTACGTCGGCTCCGTCAAGACCAACTTCGGCCACACCGAGGCGGCCGCCGGCATCGCCGCCTTCATCAAGGTGATCCTCGCGCTCGGGAATGAAGGCATTCCTCCGCACCTGCACTTCCAGCGGCCGAGCCCTCATGTGGACTGGAGCCGCCTGGGGATCCAAATTCCCACGGGGATGGTCCCATGGAGCACTGCCCGGCGCATCGCTGGGGTTAGCGCCTTCGGGGCCAGCGGCACCAATGCGCACGTCATCGTCGAAGCACCGCCAGCCAGTGAGGGTGCCCCCGTAGCAGTGCCTGCCGCAGACTCGCGTCGCGCCGAGTTGGTGGTGGTCTCGGCACGCAACGACGCCGCGGTGTCGGCGTTCGCGCAGGCCTTCGTGGGGCATCTGGAGAACGAACCGGCTGTGCCGCTCGCCGAACTGGCGGCGAGCGCGGCGGGCTGCCGCAGCCACCACGAGAACCGGATCGCGGCCGTCGCCGAGACCCCCGCGGAGCTTGCCGCCGTGCTCTCGGACCTGGCACGTGCCATGCCGCGTGCCGAAGGAGCACGTGGCCGGGCGGATCCCGATGCGCGTCCCCGGATCGCCTTCGTCTTCCCGGGCCAGGGCTCGCAATGGGTTGGAATGGGACGCGAGCTGCTGGCCCAAGAGCCCGTGTTTCGCGGCGCGGTGGAGCGCTGCGCCGAGGCCTTCGCCGCTCACGTGGACTGGCCACTGCTCAGCGTGCTCAATGGCAGCGCCGAGGCCGAGCGCATCGACGTGGTGCAGCCAGCGCTGTTCGCCATGGCGGTTGGACTCGCCGCCCTGTGGCGATCCTGGGGAATCGTGCCCGACGCGGTGATCGGCCACAGCATGGGAGAGGTGGCAGCCGCGCACGTGGCCGGGGCCCTGTCGCTGGAGGATGCAGCGCGCATCATCTGCCGCCGCAGCAAGCTGCTTCGCACGGTGAGCGGACAAGGGGCCATGGCAGTCGTCGAGCTTGGGATGGAAGAGGCGCAGGCGCGCCTGCAATCGCGAGCGGCGCTGCTCTCGGTCGCCGTTCACAACGGCCCTAACTCCACGGTGATCGCCGGAGAGACAGCAGCGCTCGAGTCACTGCTCCGTGAACTCGAGGCCGCGTCGGTGTTCTGTCGGCGAGTCCACGTCGATGTTGCCTCGCACAGCCCGCAGATGGACGCACTGCGTGCACCGCTCTTGGCCGAACTCGCCGGGCTGTCCCCGCGCCCTGGAACCACCCCGATCTACTCCACGGTGACCCAGCAAGTGCTGGTTGGCGGTGAACTCGACGCTCCATACTGGGCTCGCAACCTCCGTGATCCAGTCCAACTGGCTCCGATGATCGACCGCCTGCTCGGCGATGGTCACACCGTGTTCTTGGAGATCAGCCCGCATCCCATTCTGCTGCCCATCCTTGAGGAGAGTCTGGCCCGTCAGGGCGGCGGCGCGTCGGTGGTGGGCAGCCTCCGCCGCGAGCGCCCGGCTCGGCGGATGCTCCTGCAGTCTCTCGGCGAGCTCTACGTCAGGGGCGCTCCGGTCCAATTCTCGGCGCTCTACCCCAAACCCCGCCGGCTTCGGCTGCCGGCCTATCCGTTTCAGCGCGAGCGCTACTGGATCACCACTGGATCCCGGCGAGAGCATCGCACGGAGGCTGGAGGAGGATTCCTGGGAACCGGGATCGAGTCCTCCGTGGGGGGCCGCACCGCCCTCTGGCAACGGTGGTGGAGCGGCGACAACGCGGCTTTCCTTGGCGAGCACTCGGTCTCCGGAACGCCTTTTGTTCCATCGACGCTCTTTCCACTGCTGGCCGTCGAAGCGGCTCGCCGCGCAGGCGACGCTTCCTCCCAGGCGATCAGTGAGTTCGTCTTCGGCGCTCCGTTGGAACTTGGCCCCTCGTCAGAGCAAGGACGAGAGGTGCAGCTGGCGTGGCTTGTGGCGAACAAGCCTGGCCACTTCCGGGTGTCCAGCCGACGCGCCGGTGAGGCGTGGACCGTGCATGCCAGCGGCCGGGTAGCGCCGGCAGCGGCGAGCACGGCCTCCGAGACACTTGAGACCGTTCGCGGCAGACTCTCGCGCGGAGTCCCTGGCGCCGAGTTGTACCGTGCCATGGAAGCCAGGGGCATCGTCAACGGACCCAGCCTGCGTCCTATTGAGGAACTGTTTGCCGGCGAGGGCGAGGCGCTGGCGCGGCTGGCACTCTCCGAGCGCGCCGCCCGTGCCACGCATGGGTTGGCCATCCACCCCGCCCTGTTCGACGGAGCATTGCAGGCCGTCGGCGCAGTCCTCGCGTCTTCAGTAAAGGGCTCGGGCGCGCCCCTGCCCGCCAAGATCGAGCGCATGCTCGTGCATTCGTCGCCCGCCCTGAGCGGCTGGAGCCACGTGCGCGTGCGCGCCCTTTCCGAAGGCCAATGGAGTGCCGACGTCTCCTTGTGGGATGACGCTGGCATGCCGCTGGCTCAAGTCACAGGCCTCATCCTCGAGCGCCAGGCAGCAGCCCACCAGCAGGCCGCGGGCTTGTTCCGGCCAGGCTGGGAACAAACCCCGTTGCCAGCGCCTGAAACGTTGGCGGCACAGCCCCCCTCCGAGCGGTGTCTGATTGTCACCAGGTCCAGCCCATTCGGCCGGGCACTCCGCGACGGTCTCTCCCCGCGGTCGCAAGACGTGCGACTGTGTGAAGTCGGCGGGCCACTCGGTCCCGAGGAAGCCTCTGGCTTGATTGGCGGAGACGCTCCTGCCTGGAGCGTCCTCGTCTACGTGCCCCGCGCTGGCATCGACGCTCACGGTGCCGAAGCAGCGGAGCTCCTGTCCGAGATCACGGAAGACTTGCATGTGCTGTCGCGCGCAGCCGCAGCGCTTCCCTCCGCACCCGCGCTCACACTCGTGACCGAAACCGCTGCCCTGTCCCAGGACGAAGTGGGCTCGATCGGGCCCTCCGCGATTCTCCAGGCCGCTGCCGGAGCCATCGGCCGGGGGGCCTCACCGCTCCGGTGCGTGCGGATCGAGTGGACCCGGGGCGCTTCGCTTGATGGCGTGATCCGCGAGATCTTGGAGCGTCCAGGAGAAGACGAAGTGGCATGGCGCCCAGAGGGCCGTTACGTGGCCCGCCTGCGTCGGCCGCCCTTGGAACTGCCGGTCGTCCACCAAACCTACACCGGCGAGCCGTGCCAGTGGGTCGCCGAGGGAGCTGGAACGCGGAGTGCTCCGTCGCTTCGCGCCGCCACCCGAAGGACTCCTGGACCAGGGGAGGTTGAGATCCAGGTGCGCGTGGCCGGACTGCACGCCCACCAGATCGACACGGTGCTGACCGCCAGCGACAGCACCGGCGATGGCACCAAAACCCGTGGCGATGGCCCCGAGGCTGCAACGACCCCTCGACTTGAGTGCTGCGGAACCGTGGTGGCGCTCGGTGCTGGGGTCAACCACGTCGCGATGGGTGACGAGGTTCTTGGAATCGCGCGCGGAGGCTTGGCCTCCCACGTCATTGCGTCGGCCGCCCAACTGCTGCGCCGCCCCGAATCCCTCACCCCAACACACGCGGCCGGTAGCGCCCTTCCCTATGCTGCCGCCTGGTACGCGCTGCACGAGGCCGGAAGGGTCGAGCGCGGCGAGCGCGTCTTCATCCATGGGGCAACCAACGGCATCGGACTGGCCGCCGTGCAACTCGCGCTGCGGGCCGGTGCCGAGGTTCATGCCACGGCCGCGCCATCCCAGTTGGCCTACCTACGGAGCCTTGGCGTCGCCAGTGTCGCCACCTCTCATTCGCTGGAGTTTGCCGACGCGTTCCTGAATACCACCTCGGGACGCGGGGCGGACGTGGTGTGCAACACGCTGCCCGGTGCTGCGGGCGCGGTGGCCACGCTGCTGGCCCGCGGTGGGCGGCTCCTGGAGCTGGCGCCACGCGCCTCGAAGGCTACGAACCTCGAGGATGAGACACTCGAACAAGGCCTCGCTCACAGCATCCTGCGCCGCCGACTCTCCTATCACTGCATCGACATGGCGGAACTCGCGGAGGACCGGCCCACCGCCTATCGGGCAGCGCTGGAGCAGGTCCTCGCGATGCTCGGACGCGGTGAGCTGGCCTCTCTGCCTGTCCACTCGTATCCCCTGGGCGAAGCAAGACAGGCCCTGAGCGCTCTGGCGAGCGGCGACGAGGCCGGCCAGCAGCTCCTCTCTTTCGAAGACACTCGCACTGCGCAATTGACGGTTCCGCTTCCCCCTTGGACGGGAATCTCGCCCGAGGGTGCCTATCTGCTCGGTGGCGATGGCTCGGCGATAAGCGCGCTGCTGGTGCACTGGCTTGCCAAGCAGGGCGCGTCCGAGGCCGTTGTAGTCACGCCCCCCTCCAGCGACGACGGCAACGGGCCGTCCGCCGAACTCGCCCGGGCGATCCAAGAGGCCGAAGCCTCGGGGCTACGGGTCAAGTGGCAGCACCCCGTGAGCCTTGAGCGCGAACACTGGGAACGGATCCTGCGGCCCAGCGACGGCGAGGCTCCGCGCTGGAAAGGAATCTTCTACGGGGTCTCAGCATCCGAGGAGTCGCTCGGCCACGACTGGACGGCCAAGGTGGTCCCGGCGCATGAACTCGCGTTGGCCACTGCGAGCCTTGGGCTTGATGCCTTCACGCTCGTCAGTGCACTCGGAACCACCCCTTGGGGAAATGAAGAGGCGATTGCATCGGCCTTCTGCTCGATCGCGGAGGCGCGCTGCCGCGCGGGTCTCCCAGCACTCGCTCTCGTGCTGGCGCCCGCCAAAACCGACCCCAGCGACGATCGCACGGCCCTCGTTGCCGAGCTGGCGCGCCTCTTGGACGAGGCGCTCACGACCCGCCAGCCTCAACTCATCGCACTGCCAACACGGGCCGACGAAGCCTGGCTCGATCGCGTGCGCTCACAATCACGCTTCGCCGAACCGGTTGCCGAACTGGCCACCGCGGCGGCGCTCGGCTCGACGAAGAGCGCCCTGCTCGCGGCCACCGATCCGCAGGTCCGGCGGGCGCACCTCGAAGAGCTGCTGCGAACACAACTCGCCGCGGTCCTCGGCATGGACGCCTCACGGCTCCATGCGCAAACCCAGCTTCATGGGTTGGGCCTTGATTCACTGATGGCGCTCGAACTGCGCAAGCGGATCGAGCAAGCGCTGGGCGTCCGGCTATCCGCCGCGCTCCTCCTGGCGGGCGGCGCACTCGCCAAGCTTGTTGACCACCTCGTTGAGCTCTGGGAGCGGTCCGGAGAACCGCCCGCCGACCCGAGCGGAGACGGCAACCACCACGCGGAGAAAGAAACCCATGCCTGA
- a CDS encoding cytochrome P450, with translation MKSAKSSREGFPEGPSSAFWTSVRYARDPVGLYRALTKYGDGHTVTMPLLLGPIVGAISPQSAKDILTADTASLDIFGPEALAMVFRPRSLVMLSGEQHARERKLLMPAFNRADAVRAYAVTMQETALQYASEIAVGKPFVMQKLAQRILLQVVIRDVFGVTEPDEQAELKQRVRELFEASSPALIFFPGLRHRFGGIGPYANWQRADARLTRLIHDLIARRRASPPGSKVDVLSLLLTARYEDGSVPSDEVVHDELMALFFAGHAATATTISWVFHWLHRYPETLAKLRAELATLPQDVEPTSYMKLPYLEAVCNETLRIYPPVADLYRKLRVPLRIGSTMVPAGTGVAVFTTIIHAREDLFPEPMRFRPERFAERSYTPFEFLPYGVGARRCIGAAFAHQALKIVVASILRRWELGLETPDEPAVRQGVGVGPKHGVRMRILRNATEEQAPGATGRSAALS, from the coding sequence ATGAAGTCTGCCAAGTCTTCCAGGGAAGGATTTCCCGAGGGGCCGTCGAGCGCATTCTGGACCTCGGTGCGCTATGCGCGCGATCCGGTAGGTCTCTACCGGGCGCTCACCAAGTACGGCGATGGCCACACCGTCACGATGCCGCTGCTGCTGGGACCCATCGTGGGAGCCATCAGCCCCCAGAGCGCCAAGGACATCCTGACCGCCGATACGGCGTCACTCGACATCTTCGGCCCAGAGGCGCTGGCCATGGTCTTCCGGCCGCGTTCTCTCGTCATGCTGTCTGGCGAGCAGCACGCTCGCGAGCGCAAGCTCTTGATGCCGGCATTCAACCGAGCAGATGCCGTCCGCGCCTATGCCGTGACCATGCAGGAGACGGCGCTCCAGTACGCGAGCGAGATCGCCGTAGGCAAGCCGTTCGTCATGCAGAAGCTCGCCCAGCGGATCCTGCTCCAGGTGGTCATCCGCGACGTGTTCGGCGTGACAGAGCCCGACGAGCAGGCGGAACTCAAGCAGCGCGTTCGCGAACTCTTCGAGGCGTCGTCACCCGCCCTCATCTTCTTCCCCGGACTTCGCCATCGCTTCGGTGGGATTGGTCCGTACGCCAACTGGCAGCGCGCTGACGCGCGGTTGACCCGGCTCATCCACGACCTCATCGCCCGGCGCCGCGCCTCTCCCCCTGGCTCCAAGGTGGACGTCCTCAGCCTCCTGCTCACGGCGCGCTACGAAGACGGCAGCGTGCCCAGCGATGAGGTCGTGCATGACGAACTGATGGCGCTGTTCTTTGCCGGGCACGCGGCGACGGCGACGACGATCTCTTGGGTGTTTCACTGGCTGCACCGGTACCCGGAGACGCTGGCCAAGCTGCGAGCGGAGCTGGCCACGCTGCCACAGGACGTCGAGCCGACGAGCTACATGAAGCTCCCTTACCTCGAAGCGGTCTGCAACGAGACCCTGCGCATCTACCCGCCGGTGGCGGATCTGTACCGCAAGCTCCGGGTTCCCCTGCGCATCGGCTCGACCATGGTCCCAGCGGGAACCGGTGTCGCGGTGTTCACGACGATCATTCATGCACGGGAAGATCTCTTTCCAGAGCCGATGCGGTTCCGCCCCGAGCGCTTCGCCGAGCGTAGCTACACGCCCTTCGAGTTCCTGCCGTACGGAGTCGGCGCACGGCGCTGCATCGGGGCTGCCTTTGCCCACCAGGCTCTGAAGATCGTGGTTGCGTCGATCTTGCGCCGCTGGGAACTCGGCCTGGAGACGCCGGACGAGCCAGCGGTGCGACAGGGTGTCGGAGTGGGGCCCAAACACGGGGTTCGGATGCGCATCCTGCGCAACGCCACCGAGGAACAGGCGCCGGGCGCCACGGGACGGAGCGCGGCACTGTCATGA